The Chloroflexota bacterium DNA segment CGTGAGGATTAGCGGCCGTTTCGGCGCTCGCGCAAGCGCCGGTTGACGACCTCGTCCAACTTGCCCGCGAACTTGCCCCGGTCGCGCGCGTTGAGCGGCGGCGGCCCGCCCGTGTACTCGCCGAAGCCGCGCAGGTAGGATGCGATCTCCCGGCTGGCGAGCAGTCCTCCGACGGCGTCTGGGGTGAACTCTCGCCCCCGGAAGTCGATGCAGAGCGCGCCCTTGTCGATCACGCGGCCGGCCAGCGGCAGATCTGCCGTGGCGACGATGTCGTCTGCCGTCGTCTCCTCGGCGATCCAGTCGTCGGCGACGTCGAGGCCGCCGTTGACCTGCACCAGCGTGATGCTGTCCTGCTCGGGGACGCGCATCCAGGTGTTCGAGACGACGACGACCGGCAGCCCGTAGCGGGTAGCGACCTTGTAGATCTGCTCTTTGACGGGGCAGGCATCCGCATCCACCAGGATTCTCACACGGCCTGCCCCCCACTCCGTGGAGGCTGCATGCCGAGAGTGTACTCCGAAGCAGGGCAGAACGGTTGACAGGGCGCCAGTGAACGCGCGATAGTAACCACGACGGTGGTTACTACTGCGGAGGCGGTGTCGTGGCGGTCGATCTGCTCCAGCGCATCGGGCTCAACAAGTACGAGGCCGAGGCCTACCTCGCCCTCCTCGCCGATGGTCCCCTGACCGGCTATGAGCTTGGCAAACGTTCGAGCGTGCCGCTCTCCAAGAGTTACGAGGTGCTGGAGCGGCTGACTCGGCGGGGGCTGGCCCTGGTGCAGCCGGGAGATCCGCCACGCTACCTCGCCGAGCGCCCCGAGCGGGTGCTGGCCCGGACCCGCGCCGAGCAGGAGGCCGTGCTCGGGGAGCTTGCCGAGCAACTGGCGAGCATCCAGCAGCCAGACCCCGCTGACGGGTTCTGGGTGCTGCGCGGCCGGCACAACGTGCTGACCCGGGCCGGCGCAGCCATCGACGAGGCCCATGCCGAGGTCGTGATCGGGCGGCCCGGCTCGGGCAGCGCCCCGGACGTCGAGATTGACGCCGCGCTGGAGCGGGCACGGACGCGCGGCTGCCGGGTGGTCGAGCACCGGCTCTCCCCCCCCGACGGCCAGTCCGCGCCCGTCATCGTGCTGGTGGATGGCCGCGAGTCGCTCGCCGGGACGCTGGCCCCGGCCGATCACTGTCAGGCCGTCGTGAGCGCCAACCCGGCCCTGGCTCTGGCGATTCGTGGGGCCTGCGCCGGGCAGCCATCACCGGCCGTCCGTTTGACCCAGCCGGCGGCGGCCGTCGGCGACAACGGTGGCTGGCTGGACTGGGAGGCCAGAAAGCACCAGCAGCTTCGGCGGACGGGCGGTGGCGGGCGCGTCGCCTGACACCTCAAGTTTTCAGTTGTGAGCCAATGGTGAGTGACGCGTGCCCCTCCCTGTCAGCCTGAGTTGAGTGAGCTTGCGAACGAAACGAAGGACCTCACCCACTGACCGTCAACGTACCCGTCACCCGCTGTCGTTCAGGTGTCGCGTCAGCGGGTGAGATCCTTCGCTGCGCTCAGGATGACAATTGCAGCTTGCATGCTTTCACCAACATTGACGACCCACGACCCACGACCCACGACCCACGATCCACGATCCACGATCCACGGAGGCTCCATGTCGTTCGATATCGCCAACCCCGCCCTGGCCGCCACCGGCCGCGGCAAGATCCGCTGGGCGGCCCGCCACATGCCGGTCCTCGGCTCGATCCGCGAGGAGCTGGCGGCCACGCGTCCGCTCGTCGGCCAGCGGATCGCGGCCTCGCTGCACATCACCACCGAGACCGCCGTGCTGCTCGGGGCGTTGCGGGCGGGCGGGGCCGAGATCGCACTGTGCGCGTCAAACCCGCTGTCCACCAAGGATGATGTCTGCGCCGCCCTGGTCGCCGACGACGGCATCGACGTCCACGCCTGGCACGGCGAGGACCTCCCGACCTACGAGCGCCACCTGAACGCCGTGCTCGCAACCGACCCGCACCTCGTCGTCGACGACGGCGCGGACCTGATCGCGGCGCTCCACCAGCGGGGTGACATCGGCTCGACAGTTGCCGGCATCGAGGAGACCACCACCGGCGTGATTCGGGTGCGGGCGCTGGCGGCTGAGGGTGGTCTGCGCTTCCCGGTCATCGGCCTGAACGACACGCCGACCAAGCGCCTGTTCGACAATCGGTACGGGACCGGCCAGAACACGCTGGACGGCATCCTCCGTGCGACGAACATCATGTTGGCTGGCTCAACGTTCGTGGTGGCCGGGTACGGCTGGTGCGGCCGGGGGATCGCCGCCCGGGCGCGAGGCATGGGGGCGCGCGTGATCGTCTCCGAGGTCAACGCGACTCGGGCGCTCGAAGCCGTGATGGACGGGTTCGAGGTGCTCCCGATGACCGAGGCCGTTCCGTTGGGCGACCTGTTCGTGACGGCAACTGGCATGGCCGGCGTCATCCGCGCCGAGCACTTCGCGCTGATGAAGGACGGGGCGATCCTGGCGAACTCGGGGCATTTTGACGTCGAGGTCGAGGTGGCCGCCCTCCGCGAGCAGGCCGGCGCGGAGATCGAGATTCGCCCGAACCTGGCCGAGTTCCGCCTGCCGAATGGCAAGGCGATCTACCTGCTGGCCCAGGGGCGGCTCGTCGGGCAAGTGGCCGCCGAGGCCAGCCCCGCCTCGGTGATGGATCTCAGCTTTGCCGGGCTGGCCCTGAGCGCGCGCTACCTGCTGGAGCGTGCGGCCACGCTCGCGCCGGGCGTCCATGACGTGCCGGCCGCGCTCGACGAACAGGTGGCCACGCGCAAGCTGGCGGCCATCGGCGTGCGCCTGGACACGCTCGACGAGAACCAGGAGGCGTACGCCCGCTCCTGGACGGTCGGCACGCTGGCCCAGTCCGTCGCCTGACTCGAAGCGATCCTGACCCACGCGTGCGGTGATCGCTCGAAGGACCGTGGCCCCCGTTCCGGCACGGAGCGGGGGCCGCGGATGCACTCACTCCGGAAGCTGACCGGGTACAGCACATCGTGCGTCGGCCCGGGTGCGGCGGCTTGTGCGGCTTACGGACGCTCGGCTTTCGACCGGTGCTCGGTCTGCCATTCGGCGTAGGCCCGCTCGACGAAGTTGGTGAACCGCTCGCGGAAGAGTGACACGCTGAAGCGCTCGGCGTTGCGGCGAATGCGCTCCGGGTCGAACGACATCGTCTCGAGCTTGCGGACGGCGTCGGCGAGGTCCTTCGGTGTCTGGCGCGGGAACAGCACGCCGGTCTCGCCGTCAATGACCGTGTCGAGCGAGCCGCCAGCGGCGTAGGCCACCACCGGCTTGCCCACGGCCTGCGCCTCGACGGGCGCGATGCCGAAGTCCTCCTCGCCGGGGAAGAGATAGGCCCGGCAGTTGGCGTAGAGGTCGGCCAGCGTCTCGTCGTCCACGCGGCCCAGGAACTCGATGTTCGGCGTGGCGCGCCCCTCCAACCGGGCGCGATCCCGCCCGATCCCGACGATCTTGACCGGCAGGCCCAGCTCGCGGAACGCCTCCACGATCAGGTCGATGCGGCGGTACGGCGCCAACCGCGCCACGGTCAGATAGTAGTCGCCGCTGGTCCGGCTCAGGGTGAACTGCTCGGTGTCGACCGGCGGCGGGATGATCTCCGACTCGCGGCGG contains these protein-coding regions:
- a CDS encoding TrmB family transcriptional regulator is translated as MAVDLLQRIGLNKYEAEAYLALLADGPLTGYELGKRSSVPLSKSYEVLERLTRRGLALVQPGDPPRYLAERPERVLARTRAEQEAVLGELAEQLASIQQPDPADGFWVLRGRHNVLTRAGAAIDEAHAEVVIGRPGSGSAPDVEIDAALERARTRGCRVVEHRLSPPDGQSAPVIVLVDGRESLAGTLAPADHCQAVVSANPALALAIRGACAGQPSPAVRLTQPAAAVGDNGGWLDWEARKHQQLRRTGGGGRVA
- a CDS encoding YaiI/YqxD family protein — translated: MRILVDADACPVKEQIYKVATRYGLPVVVVSNTWMRVPEQDSITLVQVNGGLDVADDWIAEETTADDIVATADLPLAGRVIDKGALCIDFRGREFTPDAVGGLLASREIASYLRGFGEYTGGPPPLNARDRGKFAGKLDEVVNRRLRERRNGR
- a CDS encoding adenosylhomocysteinase is translated as MSFDIANPALAATGRGKIRWAARHMPVLGSIREELAATRPLVGQRIAASLHITTETAVLLGALRAGGAEIALCASNPLSTKDDVCAALVADDGIDVHAWHGEDLPTYERHLNAVLATDPHLVVDDGADLIAALHQRGDIGSTVAGIEETTTGVIRVRALAAEGGLRFPVIGLNDTPTKRLFDNRYGTGQNTLDGILRATNIMLAGSTFVVAGYGWCGRGIAARARGMGARVIVSEVNATRALEAVMDGFEVLPMTEAVPLGDLFVTATGMAGVIRAEHFALMKDGAILANSGHFDVEVEVAALREQAGAEIEIRPNLAEFRLPNGKAIYLLAQGRLVGQVAAEASPASVMDLSFAGLALSARYLLERAATLAPGVHDVPAALDEQVATRKLAAIGVRLDTLDENQEAYARSWTVGTLAQSVA
- a CDS encoding glycosyltransferase encodes the protein MRIALTHDYLNQYGGAERVLEQLHSYYPDAPIYTSMYDANVMPAAYRSWDIRTSFMQRFPLVTKQHQAYLMAYPIAFESFDLGGYDVVISNSSAFCKGVVTGPNTLHISYCLTPMRWVWRYREYVERERLGGFARLVLPPLIHYLRVWDAGASSRVDRYIAISTAVAARIQKYYRRESEIIPPPVDTEQFTLSRTSGDYYLTVARLAPYRRIDLIVEAFRELGLPVKIVGIGRDRARLEGRATPNIEFLGRVDDETLADLYANCRAYLFPGEEDFGIAPVEAQAVGKPVVAYAAGGSLDTVIDGETGVLFPRQTPKDLADAVRKLETMSFDPERIRRNAERFSVSLFRERFTNFVERAYAEWQTEHRSKAERP